Part of the Halorhabdus utahensis DSM 12940 genome, CGGCGTCTGGAGCGTCTGGGAGATCGAGCGCGCCGAGAAGCTCGCGGAACTCAAGGCAGTCGAGGAGAAGATGCTCACCGGCCTCGAAGGGACTGCACTCCACGACCGGAAAGGCGACGCCCGGAAGGTCAACGCTATGATGAGCGGACTCGGGCCGACGATCGGCATGCTTCTCCCGATCATTCCGTACTTTTTCGTCGGGGTTGCGCTGTCGATGATGTGGGCGACGGTCATCGGCGTGTTGATCGGGGTCTCCCTGCTGTTCGTCTTCGGTGCGTACATGGGCAACCTCTCGGAGCAGAACTGGGTGATTGCCGGACTCCGGACCGGGGTCGTCGGGCTCGTCGTCGGCGGCATCAATATCATTCTGCCCGGGTAATTCTCCGCAAATCTCCCCAGCAGCCGAACAGTTACGCCGATGTCAGTCGGTAGACAGCACCCGTCGAGCCGACCAACTGTCCGCGCTCGCTGGCACAGACGTAAAGCTCGCCAGCCTGATCGCGGCCGAACGCCAGGATCATCGGGGCAAATTCGCTGTCATCCACCGAAATCGTCGTGGTCTCCCAGAGCCCGTCCTCCGTTGGGGTGCCGACAAAGAGTGTCCCGTTGGCCTGCCAGTCGGCGAAGACGTACCGATCACGGAGCCCAGGGATCGACTCGCCCGTATAGAACTGTCCCCCGATCACCGCGACGCCGCTAACCGGCTGGCCGCTGTGAGGATACTCGATCACCGGGTCGAGCAAGGGTTCGCCATCCGGTGTCTCGATCGGGCAAGACCCATTCGACGACCCGGGCGAGAAACAGTGTGTCCCTTCCCGGACGTTCCAGCCGTAGTTCCCCCCGTTCGTGACGCGGTTGACCTCCTCAAATCGACCCTGGCCGACGTCCGCCGCGTACAACTCGCCGTCGTGAAACGCCATCCGCCAGGGGTTGCGTAATCCCCACGCGTAATACTCGTCGAGCCCATCCGTCCCCACGAGCGGATTGTCCTCGGGGATCGCATAGGGTTCCTCGCCGGTTTCGGTGACGTCGATCCGGAGCACACCGCCCAGAAGATTCTCGGTGACGTCCTGTCCATTCCCGCCGGAATTTGCAGCAAACCAATCGGAAACGTGCCCAGTGCCAGTGTCGTCGGCCCCACCGCCGTCACCGACGGCGATGTAGAGATATCCATCGGGCCCGAATTCGAGTGCGCCTGCGTTGTGATTGGTCTGGGGTTCCGGAAATTCGAGTATCCGCTGTTCGGTGTCAGTGTCAGCAGCGAGCGTGTCCGTCTCGATCGAAAACGAGGAGAGCGCGAACGTATGAGAGTAGTCCTCCGGTGTCGCCTCACCCGGTGGCGCACTGTACCGAACGAACAGGCGATCGTCCGCGGGATAGTCCGGATGGAGCGCAAAGCCGAGCAACCCTCGCTCGTCGTAGCCCGAGACGTCGATCATCCGATCCCTGATATCGATCAGTGGTTCGTCCCGGACGCTCCCGTCCGAAACGACGTGGATCGTTCCCACCTGATCGGCAACGAGAACCACGCCGTCCTCTGGTGGAAACGTGACGCTTACAGGTGCCGTGAATCCTCCCGCGACTTGCTCGACGCCCACTGACGCCGGCAAACCCTCCTCATCGCTTTCGGTAGTTGTTTCGTCCGCTTCCGTCGTCGTTGTTTCGCTCTCGGTCGTCGACGGTGGCTCGTCAGTCTCGGGACTCTCCGTCGTCGATTCGGTATCAGTGGTCTCAGCCGTCTCAGTGTCTTCTGTCGGTGTCGAATCGTCTGTACAGCCCGCGAGACTGCCCCCGACCGCCGTAAATCCCGCCCCAAGCATTTCTCGTCGAGTAAAATGTGAACTCATGACAAACTGCTCCGGCCCGACGGAAAAAACGGTTCGTGTGGCGGCAGGACAGTCCCCGACTCAGAGAGGGAATCATGTCCGGTAGCGACGACAAACGGCGATCTACCCGGCGAATTCATAGAGCTCGTCGCCGACGTGGTGGATCGTGTCGACGACCTTGCCCTCGTCGCCGAGCATCGCCGACCCGTCGACGCGGGCGCGCCCCACTGCCAGTACCTTGCCGTGGTTCTCCTCGCTGATGACGAGGAGGTCCCCGCTGTCGATCGACTCGTCGGCTTCGACGATCCCGGGGCGCATCACGTCCGCGCCGTCAGAGACGAACGAGATGGCACCGGAATCGACGGTGACGACGTTCTGGGCAGGCTGATACTCGTTTGCTCCACGGACAGTGAGGAACGGATCGTCGGTGCTGTCCGGCGATTCGTCGTCGGGAACGTAGAAGACTGCGGGCGCACCCTCGACGAGAACGACCTCCCAGTCGCTGTCCTCGAACGTGACTTTCTCGTAGGTCTCGGCGTCGAGTTCGACGCCCAGTCCTTTGGCGAGTGCATCCTCGATCTCGTCGATCGCGTCAGCCCGGAGGTGGTGGCGGGATTTGACGTTCATACAGGAGGGCTGGTCGCGGGCCGGGATAAATCGATTGTTTGTCGAAACGCCTACCTATCGGCCAGTCATATCCGGTTGCATGACTGCTAACGAGGAGGACGAGCAGGCCGCGGCGGGCACCCCCGAGGGGCAGGGTCCCGTCGAGATCGACGAGGAACTCGCCCGCCATCTCGAGAACAAACGCGAGGAACTCTTCGAGAAGTTCGAAATCCCGGACGGCTTTCCGCCCGAAGTCCTCGAAGAGGCGAAAGCCCGAACCGAGGACGTGGGAAGCGAGATCGAGGCGGAGATCGACGAGCGACGTGACCTTCGGGAGATGACGACCTGGACGACCGACCCGATCGACGCCCAGGACTTCGACGACGCCATCTCGATCGAGCATCGCGACGACGAGATCGTCCTCTGGGTTCATATCGCCGACGTGACTCACTACGTGAATCCGGACACGGCGATGTGGAGTTCGGCCGTCGAGCGCGCGAACACCGTCTATCTGCCGGGCTACACCGTCCACATGCTACCACCGATCCTGGCCGAGACGGTCTGCTCGCTGGTCCCCAACGAGGACCGACTCGCCCACACCGTCGAGATGCACCTCGATCCGGAGACCCTCTCATACGAGAACATCGAGATCTACAAGTCTGTCATCCGAAGCGATGCCCGACTGACCTACACCGAGGCTGAACGCCTCCTCGACGAACCCGAGACGGCCGAGGATGTTCTGGAAGACCAGTCGGTGGACCTCGCCGAAAAGACCCAGGCGATCTGGGAACTCGCGGATCAGATGCACGAGCAGCGCAAGGCGGACGGCTCACTCGTGTTGAACCCACGCCGCGATCGCGCCCATACGATCATCGAGGAGTGTATGCTCAAAGCCAACAAGGCCGTGACGCACGTCCTCATGTGGGATCGGGGCGTCGAGGCGATGTATCGCGTGCATCCACAGCCAAGCCCGGAGGAGTGGAACGAGGCGCTCCAGGAGATTCAGGACTTGGGCGGCGTCTCGATCCCAGGCGGGGGCTGGGACGATCCACGGCAGGCCGTCAACGCGACGCTGGAAGATGCCCCGGAGCGCCAGCTTGACAAGATCCAGTGGGCCGTGATGAAAGTGATGCCCCGTGCGAAGTATATGAACGACCCCTTCGGCGGCCACCACGCGCTGAACTTCGAGATCTACGGTCACTTCACGTCGCCGATCCGTCGGCTCTCCGACCTGATCAACCACTGGATCGTCCATACCAACGATGTTCCCGAGGATCTCGTTGCACTGTGTGATCGCGCCAGCGACAAACAGAAGGACGCCGAACAGTGTGAACGGGAGTACAAGAAGTTCCTCGAAGAAGTCGGTCTCGACCCCGCAGCGGTCAACAACCGCGGCATCGAGGTTATCGACTCCGACTAGCTGTCGATCAATCGGGGGCGCAGCTGCATCCACTATTCAACACCAGCACCGACGAAACGTGCCCCCAAGGAAGCCACCAGTCGACCCTTCGGATCAGCGTGTGGAAATTTACTACATGGTGCATGACCAGTCTGCTCATATTCTGGCGAGCAGCTTGCCGCGTTGTCATACCAGTCCCGTCTGGACCTGAGAGAAACCGGTTCGGACGGGATATCTCCGGGATGTTTTGGCCCGTATAGCGGCCGTCTTCCACGGACATCCGGTTGCCCCCTGGCCGGTGAGCTCGTCACCTCGTGGCTGTCCGCCTTCCGGGCAGAATGTCTCGATGACATGAATGACTGACCTGGAGAACCAGTATGTAACTCAGTCTTCGAGGATCATGAGAACGAACTAAGCCGGAGACGGCATCTCGATGGTTCCCAAACTGGTTAGGCATGGGACCCATGGTATCCGAAGGTGTATCAAGACTACAGTGTTAGCGTCACGTCACGTTGCAGCTGTCGTCACCATTACAAGCAAGCCGTTCTTATGGAGAGATAACGCACTGTTGATATGATAGGCCGATCCGTCAAAACAAGCAAGGCAATCCACCGGCGGACCGGAAAGACGTTTTATATCGCCACGAGATTGCTTCCCGAGCGAGTGCGGGAAGCGACGTACGCTCTATATGCGTTTTTCCGGATCGCCGACGACGTGGTCGACCGCCCGGACCCGCCCGATGCCGAGACCCAACGACGCCATCTGGAAGCGATCCGCGCCGCCGCAAACGGTGAACAGATCCAGCGGGGAGTCCTCTCGGAGACGGACCGTGAGGTTCTGGAGACGTTTCGATCGCTTGCCGAGGAGGCCGACATCGATCCCGCCGAGATCGACGTTTTCATCGACGCGATGGCCCAGGACATCGATCATTCGGGTTACGAAACCTACGAGGAATTACGTGGCTACATGCGCGGCTCCGCCGCTGCCGTCGGAAACATGATGCTCTCGGTCATGGACCCACCGGAAAGTGATCGTGCCACGCCTCACGCCAGGTCACTGGCCGAGGCATTTCAACTGACGAACTTCGTCAGAGACGTGCGGGAGGACATCAGCGAGTACGATCGGGTGTATTTACCGGACGAAACGCTCGATCGGCACGACGTGACGGAAACACAACTCCGGCGCGGTGACATGACCGACGACGTGGCTGCCGTTATCCGGACCGAGCTTCACCGGACTGAATCCCTGTACCGACACGGTGTGGCGGGGATACGGTACCTCCCCGAGGACTGTCAGTTCGCCGTCCTGTTGGCGGCAGTCTTGTACGCTGATCACCACCGACAGATCAGACACCTCGAGTACGACGTCCTGAACGGCGACGCGTCGCTGTCGATGACGCGACGGCTGTGGCTACTTGCCCGAACCTGGTATCACTGGCGACGGACCCACGATCCCGAAGCAGCGTTCTACGCGGCAAGTGCAATTTCGGAAGACGGGCCGGCGAGCGATCACCCGGATCCACAGTTACAACCGGATCGCGTGATCTGAGACACTTTCGCATCGAGCCCGATCGTTTCATGCTGGCGATGACCGCCGTCATCGGCCGCATCGTGTCTGACGTAAAACCTATACCCGTCCCGAACACCGGAATAGATATGGGACTGATGAGCAAAATTCTGGGGGGCTCAGGCGCCTCTCGCCGGACGGATGATTACGTCGAACTCGACGCCGGCGATGCCAGTACGACCGCCCCCGAGGCTGACACCGAGGTTCGAATCGCACGGATCGGAGACAAACAGGACGTCATCGAGATCAAAGACGCCGTCTACGACGGCGACATCGTCCTCGCGGACATCACTCGTCACACCACGAAAGACCGGACGATGGAACACATCACTGACGAACTCAAACAGGTCGCAGGCGAGGTTGGCGGTGACATCGTCCAAAAGGACGACGATCAACTCATTATCACGCCATCGGGCGTCGCCGTCAACCGTGACCGGCTCGGCCGGTAGTCGACGCTCACTACTCGGTCAGACCGAGTCAGGTTTATCGGCGTCGTCCTCGACCGACCGTTTCATCGAGTCGCGACGGGCTTTGGCGTCGCGACCCGTCGCCATCTCGAGAAAGTCGTTTTTGACGTTGACGGCGTCTTCGGCCGCCTCGACGTGACCTTCAGCGATCACTTCTTCCGCCGGTCGCTCTTCGATATCGAGCGCGAGTTTGTCCTTCTTACTCCCGTATGGGACGGTTCCGACGGTGACACGCTCGAAAACCGGGTTGTCCGGCTCTTCGACGATGAACAGCTCCGTATCGTTGTAGGGTTCCGTACCAGCGATAGGGCCGAAGTACTCTTCGACTGTCTCGCGCATGTCCGGAATCCTGTCTTCGAGATACTCGCCGCGTCGCATCTTGTACTCGCGCATAGAAGCCCGTTCGATAGTGTCGGGTTTACCCTTTTCGCGTCGGCTCGATCACTGGGCCTCTATGACGAGCATCCCCTGATGACAGTCGGGACAGTAATCGCCCTCCCGGAGCGAGGAGGACTCGACCGGCGTCGTGAATCCACATTCCGTACATCGGAACTGGCCATCCACGATGGTGTTTGTCCCCGTGTCTCCATCCTCGACAGCTTGTTGGGCGTCGCCTAGATCGGGGTCAGTGCTCGACCACACTTCCGCTTCGTCGTCTGTCGACGACCCCTCGGCTGGCTCGGCGCTCGGCGATCCGTCGTCTGTTGTGACGTCAACGGAGAGGTCGGGACCTACGGACGGCTCGACATCCTCGGATTCAGTGGTGGTTTGGCCGGCCGAGCCAGTGTCCGTCCGCGTGGATTCTTCGGGGTCGGTAGATTCGGGCCACTCACCAGGCTCACGGACCGGATCGTCTTCGTCGTCGTCTTCGAGGATGACGCCGTCGTCTTCGGCAGGTGACTCGTACTGTGCTGTTTCGTCGGATGGCTCCGCGTTCGTGGGGTCGGCCTCGGCAACTGGCTCACCTGCCTCGGCGTCGACGATGTCTGTCGCCGCTGGCGTCGCATCCGGCTGCCCGTCGGATTCATCCGCCGTGGCTTCCTCTTCTGTAGCCACGTCTTCCGGCGTCTTGATCGTCGTTACTTCAGTGTTCTCGGAGACGACACGCGTTTCGCCACAGCGCCTGCACGTTTCGACCTCCCGGATCGTGCTGACGACCTCGTTGCCCTGTTCCTCCCGGTCGCGCTCGACGGTAGTCTCGCCGAAGTCGTGACCGAAGACCGAACACTTGATACCCATTGCCATGAAGTGGCCACCTGCGAGTTATAAGCGTACTGCTTGGGGAGTGGGGACAAGTGTAAAACCTGCCACGGCAAAGTGGTTAGTATGCAAGCGAAGCCGGAGTACCGTGACCGGGATGACACGGAAGTGGCGGTACTCGATGCGCTCGCCGAACGCCACGAGGAAGGCATGACCGTCTTCGAGTTACGGGCTTCCGTCGAGGTCGATATCGACCGGCTCGAAACCGCACTGGCGGACCTCAAGGCCGACGATCTTATCGAAGCCACTGACGAGGGCGAACAGACACGTATCGTTCCTGAGTCCACCGCGATCGGACCGGCAGACGACGAATCAACCGAGACCATCCTCAACAGACTTCGCGAGCGGTTTTCGCTCTAGGAGACGGTAAGCGTCACGAAGACGACCGACAGATTCTGCGCGACGATCAGCATCCCGCCGCCGATCATCCCGACAAACCAGACCCGCCACCCGGGGACTTGCTCGACCTGATCCCGACAGGCGAGGAGCACGAAACTGGCATACAGGGCAACGGCTCCCTTGAGGAATACCACAGCCAGCGGATCGGCCGAAAGCAACATCCGGAGTAACGGATTCACCTCGCCGGCGACTGACCCGGTGACGTTCGACGCCAGTATCGTCGTGGCTGTGTCACCGACACCCCAGATGAGCGCCAGAAAGAGAACCAACTCGCGGTATCCGGGCGTCTCGACGCCCTGCGGCCGGTCGAGACGGGTCCGGACTGACATGGGTATACGAAATATGACGGCAGGCAGTGTCAAAAATCGCCCGCTCCAATTATCGGTTTTGAGTATCAGTTTGAGAATCAAATGATGTCTCGAATTCCTGCTACCGATTACCACCCGAGTTCCGGAAAGACAGTCCTATCAAATGTAAAACCAGACGCCGATACCACATGGAATCGCTCCGAAGTAGTCCCGGGTCAGTTTGGTTGATTCCCCTGAGATATTCACTCCCTGCATGCGACCCCCCGGTGAGCAGCTAACTCTCAGGGGGAGGGTCCAGTCAGGCGGTTCTCATCCGGAGACGATCACTCCAGGGTTGAGCCGCGGGTCCGCTCCGTGGCGGCCGGACCGCCTGCCGGTGATTCGCCACATGTCTGGCAATCTTCCCTGGATTCGAACGGGATTTCGGTGAACGACATCGACCGTGCATCGTATCGAAGCAATCTGCCGGTGAGTGTCGTCCCGATGTCGAGGAGGTGCTTGATCGCTTCCGTCGCCTGGATGGACCCAATGACGCTCGGGACAGCGCCAATGACTCCGGCAGTTTCACAGTCCGGAATCGTACCCGCCGGTGGCGCTTCAGGGAAAAGACACCGGTAGCAGGGCGCACCACCGTCGAACGAGGTCACCTGTCCCTCGAACGCCGAGACGGCACCGTGGACGAGGGGCAACTCAGCGGTCACACAGGCATCGTTGAGTTGATACAGCGCCTCAATGCTATCGGTCGCATCGATGACGACGTCGTACTCTCCGAGTGGCACCTCGTCTTCGTCGAATCGTGTCTCGTAGCAACGAACCGTGACGTCCGGGTTGAGCTGAGCGACGAACGCCTCGGCGCTGTCGACCTTGGCCCGACCGACGTCGTCCGTGCCGTGGACGACCTGGCGCTGGAGGTTGCTCCGTTCGACGACGTCGTCGTCGACGAGACCCAGCGTGCCCACGCCCGCCGCTGCCAGGTACTGGATGACGGGTGAGCCCAGTCCCCCAACGCCGACGACGAGTACCGACCCCTCAAGGAGTGCGGCCTGTCCAGCCGGACCGACGTCGTCCATGACGATCTGCCGGGCATAGCGATCCAGTTGACCCTGTTCCAGATTCGGTGATGACATAGCAACCACTACCGACTACTCGTGAATAAGCAATGTGACCTGAATGGCTTCTGTGAGATTATGTCATATAAAAATATTTATCACGGTGGGTTCTGGCCTGCCAATATGGCCCCATCAACCCCGCTACGAGACCCCTCCGCGTATTTTCAACGTCACGACCGGCCGTCACTTTCTATCGCTGCAGGGGTTATCCTCACAGAAGCGATACTAATATCGATCACTGTCTGGCTATTTTTGCAGCAAGTCATGGCACAAGTGAATGTCTCTCCGGCCGAACGCGCGAGCGTGAATCATGCCATCAGCGGCGGAATCATCGGTGTGTTCATCGGAATATTCTTCGGCTGGCTCCTGTTTGCAGCCATCTTTCACGTCTTCGTCTGGTTCGCCAGTGGTGATCGAGGATTCGGGACGACGCTGGCCGTCGTCGGTGAGGCGGATCTAGTCTCGATCGTTCTGTTCCCCATCGCGGCCGCTGGCCTGTTCATGATGGTCAGTGAGATCCCATCGAACCCAGCTGCCGCTGCCGAGTTCCTTGAGCAAACTGGTCCATATACATCCCCACTGTCGCTGCTTGCGAGCTTTGTCGGGTTCATCTGGAAAGCAGCCGTTCAGGGAATCGGACTCGCCGAAGCCCACGGAATCTCCGTGTCGAAAATGCTGACGGTCGCACTTGTGCTTGGGTTCCTTGGATTCTTTTCGAACCTGGTTTGAGGATCGCGGTTACGAGTCTCTCGGCCGTCCGATCAGAGATCGTACAGGGACCCGTATTTCTCGGTCACGTACTCGAGGAAGTAATCCGCGGTATAGGTTTCACCGGTCGCTTCCTCGATCAGATCTTCGGTCGGGTAGCGCTTGCCGTGTTGGTGGACGTTCTCGGTAAGCCACTCGTGGAGCGCATCAAATTCGCCCGCTCGAACGGTGTCGTCAAACGGTCCGATCTCCGCGTCGGCCGCATCGTAGAGCTGGGCCGCGAGCACACTCCCGAGTGAGTACGTGGGGAAGTACCCGAAGGTGCCGTTCGTCCAGTGGATGTCCTGGAGACAGCCCTCGGCGTCTGTGTCGGGACGGACCCCCAGGTATTCCTCCATCTTGTCGTTCCAGACGTGCGGGACCTCGCTGACGTCCAGATCGCCCCCGATCAGGGCACGCTCGATCTCGAATCGAAGCACGATATGCATGTGATAGGTGAGTTCGTCCGCTTCGACCCGGATGAGGTTGTCGTCGTAGACCCGGTTGACCGAGCGATATGCGTCCTCGGCACTCGCCCCAACGCCGAGATGATCTTCGACAGTGGGCATGAAATACTCCCAGAACGCCTGCGAGCGGCCGATGTGGTTCTCCCAGAGACGCGACTGTGATTCGTGGACCGTCAGGTCCCGGGACTCACCGAGTGGCGTGCCGTAGTGATCGTCCGGGAGGCCGAGAGAATAGGTCGCGTGTCCGAACTCGTGTATCGTCGAGGACAGCGAGTCCAGGGGCTTTTCCTCGTCAAATCGGGTCGTGATCCGGGCGTCGAATTGTGTGCCGGAGGTGAACGGATGGGCCGAGGTATCCAGCCGACCGCGATTCCAGTCGAAGCCCAGTTCGTCCAGGGCTTCCCTGACCAGTGCTTCCTGATCGTCGACGTCGAACGTTCCTTCGAACGGGAGGGGCTGAGTAACGCCGCTATCGGCGACGTCGTCGATCAACGGAACGAGTTCGTCCCGAAGCCGTTCGAGGATCCGTTCGGCGGTGTCCAACCCGAGATAGGGTTCGAACTCCTCGAAAAGCACTTCGTATGGGTCCCTGTCAGGATCGATTGCCTCGGCATATTCCCGTCGCAGTTCGACGAGTTCCTCGAGGACAGGCGCAAACGACTCGAAATCGTCGTCCGCCCGGGCTTGTTCCCACACTGGCAAGGCCTCAGACGTGGTCTCGGAGATGCGTTCGACCAGATCACGAGGCACGTTTCGTGCCCGTTCGTGTTCACGACTGACCTCCCGAACAACCGCTTGCTGTTCGGGTTCGAGGTCGACAGCTTCGAGCTCTGCGAGCGAATCCGCGAGGTCGTCGTCCGTCAGCAGGTCGTGATGCAGCGTCGAAAGCGCCGACTGTTGTTTCGACCGGGCCGGCGTCCCGCCATCAGGCATCATTACCTGTTGGTCCCACCGGAGCAAGCCGCCAGCGTCCGCCACGTAGCTGAGCTGCTGTACGTGATCGAGTAGTTCGGCGTAGGCGTCAGGCGCTTTGGCTCCCATGCCCGCTCCTTCGGCCGGGTCCGGCAAAGACCCGACGGTTCTACTCTGCACAGATGATCCCAGATGGATCCATCCGGACCGAACCCCTGCACCAAACTATATAGCGGCATATGATTTACCCATTCGAGGCGGAACGAACGGTCACTGAGTGACCATTTCGCAGTTTCCAATAATATGTCACCCACACCCACAATCTCGCCGATCTGCCGGGGTCGGGAAGCGCTGATCAAAAGGTAAGCCGATTAACAGCCGAATGCTGGCGGAGAGAAAGGTCGCGTCACGGAGACAGCTTTGCTGTTTCCATTCGAGGCGGCACAACCGCATTGCTGGCGTCACAGTTTGCGAAGATCGGCGGCGGCCACCCTTCCCGGAATCCCCAGATGGTGAGCCGACGGGAGCGAAGTCGCGAAGCGACCAGGTTACGGTGAACGGTGAAACCGCCAACAAGGCGACCGTCGTGAGCGCCTGCGCTCGCGGATACGACGCGAGACGCCAGTACAACCTCAGCCCGTCCGTGACTCCGGTGGGCACAGCCCACCACTGATCATGGAAACCAAAGCTTTCCGGAACGGCAAACGCGTGATCCGAACGGAATGAACATCTCGAACCCCTGAACGGCGACCCCAGGGTGCCTGGGAGTCACGGAACGCGTTTGGGGGCGGCTCGTGTGATCGCACGCGATTCGGCCCCTCGCCTGCACAGAATCTCGGACGCAGAATCCGGGCTCAGTCTGGTGTGTAACCGGCTGAGATGTCGCTCTCGAACCATTCCCGATCCGAGACGGAATCGGTCACGCAATCCGGTATGGAGAGTGAAGCGGACATTCGACGCCTCGCTAACAGAACACAGCGGGGTTCAGTCGTATAGGGATCTTACAGATATTTCGGCGTGAGCCCTCTCACTTGAGGGGAATCACTCACTTGCAGGGGCGGAACTCCTCAATCGGCCTGGGCAGGTTCGGACCCCGGAGGTTTCCAGTTCGGGATGGAATTGCCTTTGTGGGTAGATTGTATCGATACCAACGTTCACGTGGAGTCCCCCATCAGCCGGCAGATTTCTGAGAGACGAAGTACAAACCACGAGAGTGAATAGGTATGGCCACTGGACATAACGATCGGCAACCTGACGGACAATCGTCGATCCAATGCAACCGTTTACGACCCTAGCCACACCAGGCCCACGTTAGTGGCAGACGCACTACTATCCGAAATCAGTATCCCGACCGTGGTCGAATCCAGCGTCCACATGTTCGCTTCGATTAACAGAGTCAAGGCGATCGTCCTGCTGCTGGACTCGTGAACTTTGAGAACCCCCCTTTGACTACCTCGAAGGCCAGCACAGAGAAGCAGTGGTTTCGCCGTCCAACCCCCAGGGGTCAGACCCTGAAAACCACTAGTCAGAAAACCGGGTCGAAACGAATACGTTGAGACAGCCACAGACAGTGTTCGTCGCCCGATTCAGTTATCGGTGAAAATAGACCTCAAATTCAGTAATGTGGTCCTATAATTCCGGAATATACGGTGCAATTCGCTCGCATTACAGTCACACATACACAGATAACTCCCCTTATCGGCAATTGTAGGGATAGATTGAAGGTGGGACGAACCGAACGACCGAGCATGCCGGATGAAGAGTCGACGTCCCGAACAGCTGTCAAGACGTACGTCCCGGCCTACCAAAAAGATGCCTGGCAGTCCCACGCCGACGAACTCGGGATGAGCCAAAGCGAGTTCGTCAGGACGATGGTCCAGGCCGGACGGCGGCATTTTTCAGAGGACGAGACAGTTGCCGCTACTCGGACACCCCAGCCGAAACCCACTGACGGTAGCCAGACAGGCGAAGGTGGCCTGGCCGATCGCGTCCGCGGGCAGCTATCAAGCGCGGGCGCACTAACATGGGACGAACTGGTCGCCGCCTTGACAGACGACATCGAGACACGGCTCGAAGATACACTGGACGAACTCCAGGAGGAAAACGCCATCAAGTATAGTGGCCGTGAGGGCGGCTACACCCTGGTCGAACCATGAGTACCGGTACTGCCATTCCAGAGGAGGTTGAAGATCCGATCGAGTACTTCCTGACGGATATTACCTACCAGGGAAAGAGCCAGCGGACGAGTGACGCTTACGAACGGGTCCTCAGGGATTTCGAAGCATCACTCCGTGAGAACGGCGAGAAGCCCCTCGCTGTGGCCTCACATCGTGATTGTATGGCGTGGATCCATTCCCAGCGAGAAGAGCTCTCAAAGAGCACTGTGGCCACGTACGCGTCCTATCTACACCGATTTTACGCCTATATGACCCAGATCGGCGTCTTCGATTCGAATCCGATGGCGATCGTCGTCGAAGAGATGGACGAACGGATCGACGCTGATCCGGCTCGTCGCGACGTTTCGATCCCGGAAATGCAGGGCTTCGTCTCCGGAATCGACCATCCGCTGGACCGTGCGGTAATCGTCACGTTGCTGAAGACCGGGATGCGAGTCGGCGAGTTGTGTAATCTCGATCAGCGTGATCTCCATCTGTCCGATGATCCCCGCGAATCGGTAACGACACGACCCGCC contains:
- a CDS encoding RNB domain-containing ribonuclease, whose translation is MTANEEDEQAAAGTPEGQGPVEIDEELARHLENKREELFEKFEIPDGFPPEVLEEAKARTEDVGSEIEAEIDERRDLREMTTWTTDPIDAQDFDDAISIEHRDDEIVLWVHIADVTHYVNPDTAMWSSAVERANTVYLPGYTVHMLPPILAETVCSLVPNEDRLAHTVEMHLDPETLSYENIEIYKSVIRSDARLTYTEAERLLDEPETAEDVLEDQSVDLAEKTQAIWELADQMHEQRKADGSLVLNPRRDRAHTIIEECMLKANKAVTHVLMWDRGVEAMYRVHPQPSPEEWNEALQEIQDLGGVSIPGGGWDDPRQAVNATLEDAPERQLDKIQWAVMKVMPRAKYMNDPFGGHHALNFEIYGHFTSPIRRLSDLINHWIVHTNDVPEDLVALCDRASDKQKDAEQCEREYKKFLEEVGLDPAAVNNRGIEVIDSD
- a CDS encoding VIT1/CCC1 transporter family protein, with protein sequence MSSRLANLRELLKDEDVRSISRRYFISNGFDGTLTTIGIIVGSFLGGSQSSMEIVRVVAGGTVGLAASGVWSVWEIERAEKLAELKAVEEKMLTGLEGTALHDRKGDARKVNAMMSGLGPTIGMLLPIIPYFFVGVALSMMWATVIGVLIGVSLLFVFGAYMGNLSEQNWVIAGLRTGVVGLVVGGINIILPG
- a CDS encoding RNA-binding protein; the encoded protein is MNVKSRHHLRADAIDEIEDALAKGLGVELDAETYEKVTFEDSDWEVVLVEGAPAVFYVPDDESPDSTDDPFLTVRGANEYQPAQNVVTVDSGAISFVSDGADVMRPGIVEADESIDSGDLLVISEENHGKVLAVGRARVDGSAMLGDEGKVVDTIHHVGDELYEFAG
- a CDS encoding cell division protein SepF, which codes for MGLMSKILGGSGASRRTDDYVELDAGDASTTAPEADTEVRIARIGDKQDVIEIKDAVYDGDIVLADITRHTTKDRTMEHITDELKQVAGEVGGDIVQKDDDQLIITPSGVAVNRDRLGR
- a CDS encoding phytoene/squalene synthase family protein, yielding MIGRSVKTSKAIHRRTGKTFYIATRLLPERVREATYALYAFFRIADDVVDRPDPPDAETQRRHLEAIRAAANGEQIQRGVLSETDREVLETFRSLAEEADIDPAEIDVFIDAMAQDIDHSGYETYEELRGYMRGSAAAVGNMMLSVMDPPESDRATPHARSLAEAFQLTNFVRDVREDISEYDRVYLPDETLDRHDVTETQLRRGDMTDDVAAVIRTELHRTESLYRHGVAGIRYLPEDCQFAVLLAAVLYADHHRQIRHLEYDVLNGDASLSMTRRLWLLARTWYHWRRTHDPEAAFYAASAISEDGPASDHPDPQLQPDRVI
- a CDS encoding DUF5611 family protein, yielding MREYKMRRGEYLEDRIPDMRETVEEYFGPIAGTEPYNDTELFIVEEPDNPVFERVTVGTVPYGSKKDKLALDIEERPAEEVIAEGHVEAAEDAVNVKNDFLEMATGRDAKARRDSMKRSVEDDADKPDSV
- a CDS encoding PQQ-dependent sugar dehydrogenase, encoding MSSHFTRREMLGAGFTAVGGSLAGCTDDSTPTEDTETAETTDTESTTESPETDEPPSTTESETTTTEADETTTESDEEGLPASVGVEQVAGGFTAPVSVTFPPEDGVVLVADQVGTIHVVSDGSVRDEPLIDIRDRMIDVSGYDERGLLGFALHPDYPADDRLFVRYSAPPGEATPEDYSHTFALSSFSIETDTLAADTDTEQRILEFPEPQTNHNAGALEFGPDGYLYIAVGDGGGADDTGTGHVSDWFAANSGGNGQDVTENLLGGVLRIDVTETGEEPYAIPEDNPLVGTDGLDEYYAWGLRNPWRMAFHDGELYAADVGQGRFEEVNRVTNGGNYGWNVREGTHCFSPGSSNGSCPIETPDGEPLLDPVIEYPHSGQPVSGVAVIGGQFYTGESIPGLRDRYVFADWQANGTLFVGTPTEDGLWETTTISVDDSEFAPMILAFGRDQAGELYVCASERGQLVGSTGAVYRLTSA